The sequence ACAGCTGCGGCGACCAGCCGAAGAGGAGCGCCACCACGGACAGCACCACGATTTGCAGCACCTCGACCGTGAGCAGTCCGAGGATCTTGCCGACCAGAAGACCACCGCGAGACAGGGGAGAGGCCCCCAGACGTTTGATCACGCCGTACCGACGCTCGAATCCGGTGGCGATTGCCAGCGAGGCGAACGACGTCGACATGACCGCCAAGGCGAGTACGCCGGGGGCGATCGTGTCGATCAGTTCCTGGGGTGTCTTCGCGAAGGACAGGCTGAGGTGCTTGCCGCCCTCGTAGCCACCGATGAGGACCATCACGGGGATGACGATCGCGATCAGCAACTGCTCGCCGTTGCGCAGCATCAGGCGTGATTCCATGCCGGCGTGCGCGAGCACCATGCGCCAGAACGGTGCGGCGCCGGGGTGAGGGGTCAGCTCAGTCATGCTGGATCCCCCTGCCGGTGAGTTCGAGGAAGACGTCCTCCAGCGACCGCTGACCGAAGGTCACGGACTGGATCCCGATCCCGTTGTCCGTGGCCCAGGTGTCGACGGCGCCGCGCAGGGCGGCTTCCTGGGCAGGAGTGAGATCCCGGTCGATGACCAGGCGCACCGTGGCTGAGGATCCGCGGGTGAGTTCATCGGGCGTACCGGAGGCGATCAGGCGACCACGATCGATGATGTGCACCTGGTCGGCCAACTGCTCGGCCTCTTCGAGGTAATGCGTCGTCAGAACAACTGTCACACCCGAGGTGCGCAGCTCGCGCAG comes from Nocardioides baekrokdamisoli and encodes:
- a CDS encoding ABC transporter permease — translated: MTELTPHPGAAPFWRMVLAHAGMESRLMLRNGEQLLIAIVIPVMVLIGGYEGGKHLSLSFAKTPQELIDTIAPGVLALAVMSTSFASLAIATGFERRYGVIKRLGASPLSRGGLLVGKILGLLTVEVLQIVVLSVVALLFGWSPQLCLAGLAGALMAALLGTAAFASLGLLIAGVLRAEATLAAANLLYLLLMAGGAVVLPRTSYGEFGHITKFLPSGALGDAMRTGLLDGRIAWASLLVLAVWAAVAAVGTARTFRWE